One genomic segment of Candidatus Ozemobacteraceae bacterium includes these proteins:
- the efp gene encoding elongation factor P translates to MPIIANDLRRGMIIHFNNELCQVVEVEFVRPGNWRAMAQTKLRSIKTGAIFQQRFSTTEKIDDAQVDTRTMQYLYSTEHLHTFMDIQNYEQVEMNDDFVGDARRFLKEQMEVVVKLYEGRPIGLELPSSVELKVVEAAPNVRGNTASGGGKPATLEGGLVVNVPFFVESGDVVRVDTRTGEYLERVTK, encoded by the coding sequence ATGCCTATCATCGCCAATGATCTCCGCAGGGGAATGATCATTCATTTCAATAACGAGCTTTGCCAGGTCGTCGAAGTCGAGTTTGTGCGGCCGGGAAACTGGCGGGCCATGGCTCAGACCAAGTTGCGGAGCATCAAAACTGGCGCGATTTTCCAGCAGCGATTCAGTACGACCGAAAAGATCGACGATGCGCAGGTCGACACTCGAACAATGCAGTATCTCTATTCGACAGAGCACCTTCATACCTTCATGGATATCCAGAATTACGAGCAGGTTGAAATGAACGATGACTTTGTCGGGGATGCCAGGCGTTTCCTCAAGGAGCAGATGGAAGTCGTTGTGAAGTTGTATGAAGGTCGCCCGATTGGCCTCGAACTCCCTTCTTCTGTTGAGCTGAAGGTCGTTGAGGCTGCTCCGAATGTTCGCGGCAATACGGCGAGCGGCGGTGGAAAGCCAGCAACTCTCGAGGGTGGTCTCGTCGTGAATGTGCCGTTTTTTGTTGAATCCGGCGATGTCGTTCGCGTGGATACACGGACAGGGGAATATCTCGAACGCGTTACCAAATGA
- a CDS encoding tetratricopeptide repeat protein, which translates to MSKIVCPFLGFTTEADRTEKPCLLEKCTFYNTSEACCTFHEIGKASREYLVSLKKLAEQNELILLRDRCESFTPDEKTERMELYMSQGQLSKAKGDLERATLDFKKALILDPANPRAHQTLGDIYSVQGIFDEAISAYKNVLRCDPDSGETWIKLILQYRAMYSHLPHREALYAEVTQKLRDELRALESQSMANCITGFIMLILHSMDPDTFKTQRDEARLLMERALEINQANMWAHLGMKDILFYEQAYDAAIEQLTQAIQVVPENPRLYFELGECHLLAQVERPMIQQTALQNAYDAYKQAMRLDPTYAPAYFRVAFVSEQRAAYDQAIEFYQQGLTLNPTNIFAHFRLGRIYALNGMLDLASSRFREVISLSSRLRIENYQEGYIFNKLRFFKEANALGAWIELGNILTKRRQYSEALEAYQKALSIDRNSTLAVVNQINLYKLQSQDAKDVETTYDRYIDQYKNAAMVDPQSPIVHFAHAYACQVFPSKMPEKQEERLEQSLNGYQLAINLDPNFKWAYWGLKDAYLTPIAGGSPLYDEAVEACRQVVALDPEDPRGYYELGTVYCRMGQIELAQENFNLAIQHDMMYIPAYFSMAEIRRRAGTFDDAIKLYQRVIRINPNYARGYFELGDVYKETGQNEKALSNLRKAVELDLDYLDAHFAIGEISFAEGNDENALMRFRRVLELDPHHAIAHNRLAQIQHRRGQREDAISSYKAAIELAADPTGPQFDLARLYGEMGNWAEARAILETVLKANPKHVEATIAHAEALERLGNNDQAERQYLKAIEISPDSLLAHERLALLYERTAQIYKAEDEFTKVVRIDPHHISAQMSLAQIFITRDLLDKALDALHCVVDIEPKHLQAHLELARIYALKSVPDKAVAEYRSALEIDPKRISAHLKLAEVYLAEEKNVEAMGQFKAALDLDPNIPDALSALGDLYYNGETYDHAGSCYRRLVELDPQNHTARFRLAESYYHLGDLEKALDEYLKVAEINEERVDALIRLGKIYTSLEKWQEAAKYFKKVFNTDPQNAAIHFELGKVYDHLNMLSDALTEFDTALSSDQNNAEIVTRMGLIHRKQGNLDMAIERFLASIDLDPKNPVPHQELGKAYINKGRVDKAIAEFKEAVRLAPDDLNVNIELAKAYASQGILDEAIECYRKVIRIEPNNAMAHFELGSLYSNQGNIDESIAEYRSTIALAPSNARAHLELGRHLRDKGSSAEAVAEFLRAIELDRNNPVIHYELGDVYYREGEFTSALEMFNKTLQLQSDYVDAYQKLGTINAHLEDWAKAREFFKKAIDLEADNYSVYSELGEACDKLEDTDGAIEAFEKALQFKPGNVNIIYRLGAKYKVKGDFQKMQDLYGKAVEMTPRNALFHFELGEALRNLGQLNEAMERYEEALTLNADLIECIYALGGIYWEKQYYDKMVTLYKKAIGLYPTNSRAHFELGKAYRRKFKVAEAIDEFKKVINLDSNQPEVHFELGSLYQENGMTREAIECLRKATQLDPKNGEAFFLLGKCYEETGDREKATASFEKAKVMMTGNLEILVKLGSEYLEKGKCEEALVELKKAAAMEKPTSEVYYLMGKAYRKLGNSEEAIRAFEKADELQSAAS; encoded by the coding sequence ATGAGCAAGATCGTCTGCCCATTTCTCGGATTCACAACCGAAGCCGACCGAACTGAAAAACCCTGCCTGCTCGAGAAGTGCACGTTCTACAACACTTCCGAAGCCTGCTGCACGTTTCACGAGATCGGCAAGGCGTCCCGCGAGTATCTCGTTTCGCTCAAGAAACTCGCGGAACAGAACGAACTGATCCTCCTCCGCGACCGGTGCGAAAGCTTCACGCCCGACGAGAAGACCGAGCGCATGGAATTGTACATGTCGCAGGGGCAGCTTTCGAAGGCCAAGGGCGATCTCGAGCGCGCGACGCTCGATTTCAAGAAGGCCCTCATCCTCGATCCGGCCAACCCGAGAGCCCACCAGACCCTCGGAGACATATACTCCGTGCAGGGCATCTTCGACGAGGCCATCTCGGCCTACAAGAACGTGCTCCGGTGCGATCCCGACAGCGGAGAGACCTGGATCAAGCTCATTCTCCAGTATCGCGCGATGTATTCCCATCTTCCGCATCGCGAGGCGCTGTATGCCGAAGTCACCCAGAAGCTTCGCGACGAGTTGCGCGCCCTCGAGAGTCAGTCGATGGCGAACTGCATCACGGGCTTCATCATGCTTATCCTTCACTCGATGGATCCCGACACGTTCAAGACGCAGCGCGATGAAGCGCGCCTCCTGATGGAGCGTGCCCTGGAAATCAACCAGGCCAACATGTGGGCCCACCTGGGCATGAAGGACATCCTCTTTTACGAACAGGCCTACGATGCAGCGATCGAGCAACTGACCCAGGCGATCCAGGTCGTCCCGGAAAATCCCCGCCTGTATTTCGAGCTCGGCGAGTGCCACCTGCTCGCCCAGGTCGAGAGACCGATGATCCAACAGACGGCCCTTCAGAACGCCTACGACGCCTACAAGCAGGCGATGCGCCTCGACCCGACATACGCGCCGGCCTACTTCCGCGTCGCCTTCGTGAGCGAGCAGCGCGCGGCCTACGACCAGGCGATCGAGTTCTACCAGCAGGGGCTGACCCTCAACCCCACGAACATCTTCGCCCATTTCCGCCTCGGCCGCATCTACGCCCTGAACGGCATGCTGGACCTCGCCTCGTCGCGATTCCGCGAGGTGATCTCCCTTTCCTCGCGACTCCGCATCGAGAATTATCAGGAAGGCTATATTTTCAACAAGCTCCGATTCTTCAAGGAAGCGAACGCGCTCGGCGCCTGGATTGAGCTCGGCAACATCCTCACCAAGCGACGCCAGTATTCCGAAGCCCTCGAGGCCTACCAGAAGGCCCTCTCGATCGACCGCAACAGCACGCTCGCGGTCGTGAACCAGATCAATCTGTACAAGCTCCAGAGCCAGGATGCGAAGGATGTCGAAACGACCTACGACCGCTACATCGACCAGTACAAGAACGCGGCGATGGTCGATCCGCAAAGCCCGATCGTCCACTTCGCCCACGCCTACGCCTGCCAGGTGTTCCCCTCGAAGATGCCTGAAAAGCAGGAGGAGCGCCTCGAACAGTCGCTGAACGGCTACCAGCTGGCGATCAACCTCGACCCGAACTTCAAATGGGCCTACTGGGGTCTCAAAGACGCGTATCTGACCCCGATTGCCGGCGGTTCGCCCCTGTATGACGAAGCCGTCGAGGCCTGCCGCCAGGTCGTCGCGCTGGATCCCGAAGATCCCCGCGGGTATTACGAACTCGGCACCGTCTACTGCCGCATGGGACAAATCGAGCTCGCGCAGGAGAATTTCAACCTCGCGATTCAACACGATATGATGTATATCCCAGCATATTTCAGCATGGCCGAAATCCGGCGGAGAGCCGGCACGTTCGACGATGCGATCAAGCTGTATCAGCGCGTCATCCGCATCAATCCGAATTATGCCCGGGGCTATTTCGAACTCGGCGATGTCTATAAGGAAACGGGTCAGAACGAAAAAGCCCTCAGCAACCTCCGGAAGGCGGTCGAACTCGATCTCGACTACCTCGACGCCCATTTCGCGATCGGTGAGATTTCCTTTGCGGAAGGGAACGACGAGAACGCCCTGATGCGTTTCCGCCGCGTCCTCGAACTCGATCCCCACCACGCGATCGCCCACAACCGCCTCGCGCAGATCCAGCACCGCCGCGGCCAGCGCGAAGACGCGATATCGTCGTACAAAGCCGCCATCGAACTCGCGGCCGATCCCACCGGGCCGCAGTTCGACCTGGCCAGACTATACGGCGAGATGGGCAACTGGGCCGAGGCGCGTGCCATTCTCGAAACCGTTCTCAAGGCCAATCCGAAGCATGTCGAGGCGACGATCGCGCACGCCGAAGCCCTCGAACGGCTCGGTAACAACGATCAGGCCGAACGCCAGTATCTCAAGGCCATCGAGATTTCGCCCGACAGCCTGCTCGCCCACGAACGGCTCGCCCTGCTGTACGAGCGCACAGCCCAGATCTACAAGGCCGAAGACGAGTTCACCAAGGTCGTCCGGATCGACCCGCACCACATCAGCGCCCAGATGTCGCTCGCGCAGATCTTCATCACCCGCGACCTGCTCGACAAGGCTCTTGACGCCCTTCACTGCGTCGTCGACATCGAGCCCAAGCATCTCCAGGCGCACCTCGAACTCGCCCGCATCTACGCGCTCAAGAGTGTTCCCGACAAGGCGGTCGCCGAGTACCGGTCGGCCCTCGAGATCGATCCGAAGCGCATTTCCGCCCATCTGAAACTCGCCGAGGTCTATCTCGCCGAGGAGAAAAACGTCGAGGCGATGGGCCAGTTCAAAGCGGCCCTCGATCTCGACCCCAACATTCCCGACGCCCTCTCGGCCTTGGGCGATCTGTATTACAACGGTGAAACCTACGACCACGCCGGATCGTGCTACCGACGCCTCGTCGAACTCGATCCGCAGAACCACACCGCCCGCTTCCGGCTCGCGGAGAGTTATTACCACCTTGGAGATCTCGAAAAGGCGCTCGACGAGTATCTCAAAGTCGCCGAGATCAACGAGGAACGCGTCGATGCGCTTATCCGACTCGGCAAGATCTACACTTCGCTGGAGAAATGGCAGGAAGCCGCCAAGTATTTCAAGAAGGTCTTCAACACCGACCCGCAGAACGCCGCGATCCACTTCGAGCTCGGCAAAGTGTACGACCACCTGAATATGCTCTCGGACGCCCTCACCGAGTTCGACACGGCCCTCAGCTCCGACCAGAACAACGCCGAGATCGTGACCCGGATGGGCCTCATCCATCGCAAGCAGGGCAATCTCGACATGGCGATCGAGCGGTTCCTCGCTTCCATCGACCTCGACCCGAAGAACCCGGTCCCGCACCAGGAACTGGGCAAGGCGTACATCAACAAGGGGCGCGTGGACAAGGCCATCGCGGAGTTCAAGGAAGCCGTACGGCTCGCCCCAGACGACCTGAACGTCAACATCGAGCTGGCCAAGGCCTACGCGAGCCAGGGCATCCTCGACGAGGCAATCGAGTGTTACCGCAAGGTGATCAGGATCGAGCCGAACAACGCCATGGCCCACTTCGAGCTCGGGAGCCTCTACTCAAATCAGGGGAATATCGATGAATCCATCGCCGAATACCGCTCGACGATCGCCCTCGCGCCGTCGAACGCCCGCGCGCACCTCGAACTCGGCCGCCATCTGCGTGACAAGGGCTCTTCCGCCGAGGCGGTCGCGGAGTTTCTGAGGGCCATCGAGCTCGATCGGAACAACCCGGTCATCCACTACGAGCTCGGCGACGTGTACTACCGCGAAGGCGAGTTCACCTCGGCTCTCGAGATGTTCAACAAGACGCTGCAGCTCCAGAGCGATTACGTCGACGCTTACCAGAAACTGGGAACGATCAACGCCCACCTGGAAGACTGGGCGAAAGCGCGCGAGTTCTTCAAAAAGGCGATCGACCTCGAGGCCGACAACTACTCGGTGTACAGCGAACTGGGCGAGGCGTGCGACAAGCTCGAGGACACTGACGGCGCCATTGAGGCGTTCGAAAAAGCTCTCCAGTTCAAACCCGGCAACGTGAACATCATCTATCGTCTCGGAGCCAAATACAAGGTGAAGGGCGATTTCCAGAAGATGCAGGATCTGTACGGCAAGGCCGTCGAGATGACGCCGCGCAACGCCCTGTTCCACTTCGAACTCGGAGAGGCCCTGCGCAATCTCGGCCAACTCAACGAGGCGATGGAACGCTACGAGGAGGCGCTCACGCTCAACGCCGACCTGATCGAGTGCATTTACGCGCTCGGCGGCATTTACTGGGAGAAGCAGTATTACGACAAGATGGTGACGCTGTACAAGAAAGCCATCGGACTGTATCCGACCAACAGCCGGGCGCACTTCGAACTCGGCAAAGCGTATCGCCGGAAGTTCAAGGTCGCCGAGGCGATCGACGAGTTCAAGAAAGTCATCAATCTCGATTCGAACCAGCCGGAAGTGCATTTCGAGCTCGGCAGCCTGTATCAGGAAAACGGCATGACGCGCGAAGCCATCGAGTGTCTCAGAAAAGCGACGCAGCTCGATCCGAAGAACGGCGAGGCCTTCTTCCTGCTCGGTAAGTGCTACGAGGAAACGGGCGACCGGGAAAAAGCCACGGCGTCCTTCGAAAAAGCGAAGGTCATGATGACGGGCAACCTCGAGATCCTCGTGAAGCTCGGTTCCGAGTATCTCGAGAAGGGGAAGTGCGAAGAAGCGCTGGTCGAGTTGAAGAAGGCGGCAGCCATGGAAAAACCCACCAGCGAGGTGTATTATCTCATGGGCAAGGCCTACCGGAAGCTCGGCAACAGCGAAGAAGCGATCAGGGCCTTCGAAAAAGCCGACGAACTGCAGTCGGCCGCTTCCTGA
- a CDS encoding DNA translocase FtsK yields the protein MKAKRILIPDGRPPRKPGGQRKQHLPSGKNQIIVTSRQRNEAIGLVLIGTSAFSLSLLHYLNTSKALPAVTTLSVYLGMGVFIVPTFVGVWGIQRFLDRSFDNLNTRIAGCSSALVFGLGLLGLEGGKIGTLAFGSVAKHFGNAPTTVLFAFFFMASVIFALDIVYKDLLMAGIVVGRIILRVLSAAWEATLTLLGMGIDAFRSTVTVLTLAGRSLIAMLRPPPLDEAREAIGKLLTFESGMIPATSAGNTTPLDIELDGAPTSDAEISSRSTLSPATPSRDIVTPDASAPSPAPSPTPASISSDEGEAARSVPATCMFQIHVQDLSTGLCMPTPRALPIPTDPQEIISDPLSYARESAVPEDSQISVQEEGKSQDPMDFSTESDVREELIVDIELEDAEANAPVSLDTHPIDRDLKNLNEIAAPASEILHEAELPPLDLLTVPPERTPEPPADLVQRSENLLKKLEEFNIKAEIIAVVEGPAVSRFELKPGPGVKSAKILGVANDIAMSLAASIRIEAPIPGKSAIGIEIPNAKPTPVFFYDLVKNENFRAKHTILNLALGKTISNQPVFANLADMPHLLIAGQTGAGKSVCINTIIASILFQARPDQVKMVMIDPKRVELSSYNGIPHLMAPVVTDPKKASAALLWAIEEMMRRYELMETCGVRNIASYNEDLPRLRDSINPDLEPLPYLVLIVDELADLMMTASAEVEGSICRLAQMARAVGIHLVIATQRPSVDVLTGIIKANLPTRIAFAVASQVDSRTILDGKGAESLLGKGDMLFAFKGQKPLRIQGAYISDRELQALTDFVRSQGTPEYIDITPTKTDDEDDEDEPQEEDAGADGDSGLMAQIRTYLATQDKTSTSMLQRKFKIGYNRAARIMDLLEEKGMVSPLDGSNKRRVLRKE from the coding sequence ATGAAAGCCAAGAGAATCCTCATTCCCGATGGTCGGCCACCCAGGAAACCGGGCGGCCAGCGAAAACAACATCTCCCGTCAGGCAAGAACCAGATCATCGTTACCTCACGCCAGCGCAATGAAGCGATCGGGCTCGTGCTGATCGGAACAAGCGCATTCTCACTCTCCCTGCTTCACTATCTGAACACCTCAAAGGCCTTGCCTGCAGTGACGACGCTCTCCGTTTACCTGGGGATGGGCGTGTTCATTGTTCCGACGTTCGTTGGAGTCTGGGGAATACAGCGTTTTCTCGACCGATCATTCGACAATCTGAACACCCGGATAGCAGGCTGCAGCTCTGCCCTTGTTTTCGGCCTTGGCCTTCTCGGCCTGGAAGGCGGGAAAATCGGAACACTGGCTTTCGGAAGCGTTGCAAAGCATTTCGGAAATGCCCCCACGACGGTGCTGTTCGCCTTCTTCTTCATGGCATCCGTCATTTTTGCCCTCGATATTGTCTACAAAGATCTTCTCATGGCAGGGATCGTGGTCGGCCGCATCATCCTGAGGGTTCTCTCCGCTGCCTGGGAAGCCACGCTCACACTTCTCGGCATGGGGATAGACGCATTCAGAAGCACCGTCACCGTCCTCACCCTCGCCGGACGGTCGCTGATAGCCATGCTCAGGCCCCCGCCCCTCGATGAGGCGCGTGAAGCCATCGGCAAGTTGCTCACCTTTGAATCAGGGATGATCCCCGCAACGAGCGCCGGCAATACGACTCCTCTCGATATCGAGCTCGACGGCGCCCCGACGTCCGACGCGGAGATTTCAAGCCGGTCGACGCTTTCCCCTGCGACTCCTTCGCGTGACATCGTCACCCCGGATGCTTCCGCGCCCTCCCCGGCCCCCTCCCCCACCCCGGCTTCAATTTCCAGCGATGAGGGCGAGGCCGCGCGTTCGGTTCCTGCAACCTGCATGTTCCAGATCCACGTCCAGGACCTCTCAACCGGTCTCTGTATGCCCACTCCCCGGGCACTTCCGATTCCGACCGATCCGCAGGAGATCATCTCCGACCCCTTGTCGTATGCGCGCGAATCCGCCGTTCCGGAAGATTCTCAGATATCCGTTCAGGAAGAAGGAAAATCCCAAGATCCCATGGATTTTTCGACGGAGTCCGATGTACGAGAAGAACTCATCGTCGATATCGAACTGGAAGACGCCGAGGCGAACGCTCCTGTCTCCCTCGATACCCACCCCATCGATCGCGATCTCAAGAATCTCAATGAAATCGCCGCACCGGCATCGGAAATTCTTCATGAAGCCGAACTTCCGCCCCTCGACCTGCTCACCGTCCCGCCGGAGCGAACTCCCGAACCGCCGGCGGATCTTGTCCAGCGGTCCGAGAACCTCCTCAAAAAGCTCGAGGAGTTCAACATCAAGGCGGAGATCATCGCCGTCGTCGAAGGACCGGCCGTCTCCCGATTCGAACTGAAACCCGGCCCCGGCGTCAAATCGGCCAAGATCCTTGGCGTGGCGAACGACATCGCCATGTCGCTTGCGGCAAGCATCCGCATCGAAGCCCCCATTCCTGGCAAGAGCGCGATCGGCATCGAGATTCCGAACGCGAAACCGACCCCCGTGTTTTTCTATGACCTGGTGAAGAACGAGAATTTCCGCGCGAAACACACGATTCTCAATCTCGCTCTCGGCAAGACCATCAGCAACCAGCCGGTGTTCGCCAACCTGGCCGATATGCCGCACCTGCTGATCGCGGGCCAGACCGGCGCCGGCAAGTCCGTCTGCATCAACACGATCATCGCGAGCATCCTGTTCCAGGCCCGCCCCGACCAGGTCAAGATGGTCATGATCGACCCGAAGCGGGTCGAACTGTCGTCCTACAACGGCATCCCCCACCTGATGGCCCCCGTCGTCACCGACCCGAAGAAGGCGTCGGCGGCGCTGCTCTGGGCGATCGAGGAGATGATGCGCCGGTATGAGCTGATGGAAACCTGCGGCGTCAGAAATATCGCAAGCTATAACGAAGATCTTCCGAGGCTCCGCGACTCGATCAACCCGGATCTCGAACCCCTGCCGTATCTGGTTCTGATCGTTGACGAACTCGCCGACCTGATGATGACGGCTTCGGCCGAGGTCGAAGGCTCGATCTGCCGGCTGGCCCAGATGGCCCGCGCCGTCGGCATTCACCTCGTGATTGCGACGCAGAGGCCGTCCGTTGACGTTCTGACCGGCATCATCAAGGCGAACCTGCCGACCCGCATCGCCTTCGCCGTCGCCTCCCAGGTCGATTCGCGCACCATCCTCGACGGCAAGGGCGCCGAATCCCTGCTCGGAAAGGGCGACATGCTGTTCGCGTTCAAGGGGCAGAAGCCCCTCCGCATCCAGGGTGCCTACATTTCCGACCGCGAACTTCAGGCCCTGACGGATTTCGTCCGGAGCCAGGGCACGCCTGAATACATCGACATCACCCCGACGAAAACCGACGACGAGGATGACGAGGACGAACCGCAGGAAGAAGACGCCGGAGCCGACGGCGACAGCGGCCTGATGGCGCAGATCAGGACCTATCTGGCGACGCAGGATAAAACCTCGACAAGCATGCTTCAACGCAAATTCAAGATCGGATATAATAGGGCCGCGCGCATCATGGATCTTCTCGAAGAGAAGGGGATGGTGAGCCCCCTGGATGGCTCGAACAAACGCCGGGTGTTACGGAAGGAGTAG